TAACCATGTACGTGAAATGAGATAATGAGGTGCTTACCTTATAGAGAACAACCTGTCCATCCTGAGGGTTTCCAACTGTCATGAAAGTTTCCTGCTTCTCCTCGTAGATCTCGTCGTTACCTGGAGCGAGGTCTGCCAGAGACACGAACAAGCAAACCGAGACGATTACTAACATTAAAAGATCAGGAACTGTCTGACATTCAAATACCAATGGAACAGAAACTATTGCCAGTTTTTTAACAACCATTCACTGTTCAATTATGTCCGTTGATCCCAAAAACACCAACTATAACTCTAAAAATAACAATGTCAGAATCAACACTGATGGAGGTGAATGATCTGTAAACAGTGGCACCATGCAAGCGCTTAAACTCCACATTTGACCTTCATACCTAGGATTCCCATGTCATATTTGCCCTCCTTCTTATCCTTCTCGATCAGATAGTCAAAGTTGTCAGTGAAGTACTGGAAGAGATGGTTCTGCTTGTGGACCTCCAGGCCAAGGATGCGGTTTAAGAACTTTGTGATGCTGCAGTCTgggataaaaacacaacacagaacaGTTATTGCGGCTCGTTTTGTgttcacaaataaacaaataacagaGCTAAGGACTTATGCCTGCATGCATGTTGGGTACTCTACCTTTCTCAGTATTGATCCCAAAGCGTGGCTCCCTACAAAAGATTCCTACATCCATCATCCCAAGCTTCAtctctgaaaaaagaaaaaaagcagtagttttaatgatcaataacagtaaACGTGCTGGTTAAGTTGTTACCACTAAACCAAAGCTCTAACAAACCTCTGAAGAACATGGCTTCACCCCCAGGGTATCCTTTGGGAGGGGGGACCTTGTTCTCTATATGGCCAAGGATTGCTTTGGTGATTTTATCTAGAGCCTTGGTGCCATACTGCAAGAAAAAGGGGCATGCAATCAGTAAAGACACATTATCTGAGAAGAATCATTCAGGAATTTAGCAACACATTAACAACTAAATCCTCTTTTAAgcttaaaaagttaaaaataatcaTGTGTTCACACTCAAAAAAGTCAGTAAGTCAGTTCCATTTGCTTACCTTGTTCTCAAAGTTGTACTTGCTCAGGTCTCTGGATTCTGTGGCTCTTCTGTCTCCGTGGGTTAATGCACCCTGCAAAGTGGATTAGCACAAGTGGTATTATTACAATGAGCAGTATTAGGTTTACAGCTCTTCAGAGCTTCGTCAcattaatacagatggacaaaGGGACGTCAGATAAATCTGTGTTTGCCGTTACATCAGAACACAACCTGACTTCACTGCtcaggatgagaggatgagcATTGCCTACATGAAGGGATAACGTGCAGCCGTTATAGGATTACTGGAACATTACAATGGCTAAGAGCGTGGACTTGATGCCCTCTCATTCATAAATCCTGCTCTTTTAATTACAGCATTTAGCATCATGTGATAGTAGTTTCACTTTGAACAAGGTCACATTTTTACTGCAGGTACAATCACTCTGCATCAAACAGCAGCATGGTGATTGGATGAAGAAACATAATTCAAACacaagttttattttcatttttatgacAGGTATAATTAAAAGCCCAGCCTGCgttttattgtctttaataCTTGTAAGTTGAACTGGAAAGGGAGAGGTGAAGGAACATTTCAAGAAGAAGCAACATCAACAGCAGATCAGCAAGCTGCTGCCTCTGCCTACTCAGAAAACAGTTTTGAgataccaaaacaaaaagatgtctTAGCCAAATATGACTTCAGTGCTGATCTGCAGTCAGCCCGTTTGTAGGGATTGATGGCAATTTgagttgaagtgtgtgtgtgtgtgtgtgtgtgtgtgtgtgtgtgtgtgtgtgtgtgtgtgtgtgtgtgtgcgcatgtgcgtgcgcgtgtgcgtgtgtgtgtgtgtgttgtgtatcgGGCTCAGGCATGCAGGCGAGATGTGACCTATGCCTGATGCCGATTTACCGAACGAGGCTGGCAACCGCATGAACGACTTTCTGGAACCCGTCTTGCTGTTTTCCCAAAAGAAGTGTCATGCTGTGTCACTATGGAAATAAATAACTGCTTGCGCTGAAATGCATTGATAATTATGGAAAAAATAACCCCTAGAGTTATAAATTATTCAGACAAACATCTTTGCCTTTTCTGCTTATTCGGTTTTCCGTTATTGAGCCGGAGAAGGGGAAGACCCAGAATCCCTTGAGGTTTGTGGAGAAGAAGTTGATTCAAGTGAACCGCCAATGAAAGAGACTCCACGGAGGAGCTTTGAGGCTCGGGAATACCCCGAGACACAGGAAGGACAAGGAGTGAGTGTGCGAAGGCAAAGTTTTGGCAACCTGTTACTATCGATAAACACTTATTCTCTCCACTTACGAAAGAAAACCTCTTATCTAACTCCAAAGACAGCAGGAGGAAAATGATTACTTTCGCATTAGATCTGTTTCACTCAGTTCACAGGAAAatcacacatacacccacacattCACATCTATAAAAGTTATAATATTTACCAGACTCTCTAGTCTCTTTGCCACAATGGAGGCAAAACGTCTCTCCCCGGCCAACTCTGAAATGAGGAAGATGTACTCTGGAGCCGTCACCTGATTGGACCGATGGGTACGACCTGCAGAAACAAgacacaaacaattaaaacacattatttatagaaaaagaaaagtaagagGGATGAGCCCCGAGTGTGAAATCTATAACTTTTTCAACAACAAAGATGGATAAGCACCAAGTGTCATGATTATCATGTTGTTGTCCCACAGAAATCAAGCAACATTAATtcaactaaattaaaaatatcCTTGACAAACAAGGTATTTATTTACTCAGGACAAAACATGTAAGGCAACTTATCCCTATGTCACTCTGAGTGCAACGTCTCTGGTTTCAATAGACAGAATCAAAATccagacagacaaaaaacaagttACGGATTTGAAGACAAATCGGTTCTTATAAGGAAGAGAAGAGTAAGAGGGGGATATTTACGATGACATAAGAAGTTTTGCAACATCAAATGAAACCTGATCTTAAATCGACCGTTTGACACCTTGTTTCAGACCCTGAACGGTTACTTAATcactgacaacaacaaaaaactggaGGTTGAAAAGAATTCCTTAGAACCTCTAggaggaaataaatataaccGTCACAAcgtgcgcgcgcgtgcgtgggtgtgtgtgtgtgtgtgtgagaacagcATTTCTTTTTGTAACAGATGCTGAGACAGAAACAGTGAACTAACCCTTAACCatgtagaaaaacagaaagaaaaccacACATTATGACGAGTGTTTCAGAGAGACACGACAACATTTGTCCCAATTTGGTAATCCTTGTTCTACAcatgagagggagagataaaAGCAGGCAGGGCTGCATGGAGAGACCCTGTCCTGAACTTGAGGGAGGAACCCCTCtacacatttctcttttaaCGTTCCTGATAGCCTTTGACCCTGAACCGGCTGCTTGTTTCAGGCTTATACACAACCCACCTTTTAACAAGttacatcaaaaagtgcagCCGCAAACAACTTGCAGCTCATTGATAAAAAAGGTAGTATGAACGCTCAAAAATATTGACGCAAAAGGTGCAGGATATCTTAATAATTCCTATTCTGACATAGCATATTTTCATTGGTaaaagtttcacattttaatacactttagTAACTTTCATTTATTCCTGTTGAAGTTTTCCAGATTGAACTAGACActattgaaaaaataaaactatagtaaaatgaaaatactaagTCATATTTACCAAGCAGCCAACACCAGAAACATATTTATGCTAGCTCAACATTCAGACCACAAAAAGGAGCCCAGTTAGTTTCAGTGGGAAAGaaggaatgtgtttttattgttgggCATGTTCtccttttcactttttaaaaagactcATTGTTAGATTTCCTGACTCACCAAATTGCTGAATAGCCCTGTCTGCACTCCAAGGCAGCTCTAAGGTCATGTGGACCCTGCGCCTCTGGTTCTTCACTCTCTTGTCTGCCTGCAGGGAAATCCCAGAGCTGGCCGCCTCAGAGATGATGGCCACGTACTGAGGGGAAAAGTTAGGATAGCTGGTGAAAATCTTATTCCGCAATGTCTATAAAGCAGTACATTTCTTTAAGCTACAGACTGTTTGCCGCTAAGTCATTACATTTCACATATTTCTCCTTGATAGGGGTATCTCACCTTCTCTGCACTCATGAAGCGATCCTTCTCCTTGATGTTGATGTGGTCGATGGTCAGACCCTGCTCCGCCCGAGACTCGTAGTTGACGGTGCCATCAGGACGCCGCACCACACGACCCTTACGACCAGTCATCTGCGGAAAAAAGATTCATCACATTGTCaagtaatttaataaaatatctaaGTTGTGAGAGTGACATTTAGGCACATTTGAAACCCAAAGCGGGGTAGTTTATCGCTCATTGCTTTGGCTCATACCTCTGAGACTTTATCTGGTCCTCCAAACTTATCAATGAGCTCGTCCAAGGTATTGAGAGGTAGTTCTTTTCCCAGCATGGAGATTTTGTTGAGGAGGCCCTGCTTCATCTCCTCTATCCTGGCTGTGAACAGGAAGCAAAGAGGATATTAGCCATATCACTGATGTCAAAATGACCTTTTTGGGAAGCTTTGAATCTCTGTTGCCATATTTAATGACGCCAACGACCTTAAATAGATTTCCGTTATCGTGGTTATACAGTATAAATGTCATTCATGGTTTTACTAAGTTACTACACTATGAACAAAGGTGCATTCCTCCCTCTGTGTGCCGCTAGGAGGACAGCAAAACCTTTTTTGACTCAAGAGAGAAGGGCGATGTGAATGGGAAACAGTCTGTTGTGTACTCAGCAACGTTTTAGAGTTATTTGAGATCTTATGGTCACACTAGCTGGAATCTTATTCAACAAATACTATAATACTTCTGACATTACTGTAGCCTAACCTTTACGCAGAAATGTGCAGGGAAAAAGGTTTCTAACACAATGAACAGAGAAGCAAAAAGAAAGTAGATTTAGAGCCTGAAGGGAAGAACTACTTGACACCAAATAGTCAAGAGTAAAAAAACGACAGGCTATAGACTGTAGTTTCTCTGTCTAgacatgcatgtgtttgatCGACACTGGACACACCTACTTAGGCTatcttcaaaagaaaaaaggacatctCCCTACCTGTCTGGTGGCTAGTGTGGTTAACaaaaatgacatcatcattGTCTAGCAGCGAGTCTGGTGAGGAGTTGGAGTCCGTGTCCATGCCGTCGGAGTCACTGCTGCTGTCGTCGCTGATGTTGATCACACCCCCGCTGTCCACGGTGTGCTTGGGTACCTTGGCCTGGCGACCCCTTGGCTTCCCTGATTGGACGATACATCATGTTATTGAATGATAAAAATTTGTATTACAGcttaaaacatttcaactttttGTGTTAGCACTCAACGAGAGGCCGAGAAATAACAGCATAATGCAGGAAAATGCAGGGCGAATGCCTGACATGTCAGCTGAGTTCTGGCTACAAATTCACATGggtgaaaaacatatttttctcatCCCGTGTAGAGTTCACATGCTGGCACTTACGTTTTCTCTTAGTGCCCTGggctttctctctcctctgtttctctgacgggaaatgttttgttacaAGCGACTGGAATACTCCCCTAAAGTAaaggggaagagagaaaaacatttaatctgACAGCAAAGCGGACGACATTGGATAGTTGTGACAGTTTGACACTGCATACATTCCTGATCCGTCCTCATTATACTGTCAGTTGTTGACAGGGTGACGAACATGTTGTGTGTGATCTAATACACTCAAACCTTCAGGCATGTCTGCTTTAACAAGTTTGCAGCGCTCATCACATGTACCCATTTGTTATTCTTGAATGACATTGTTCGATAATTAAATAGCTGCTGATTTTTCCAGAGACTGTTTGGTTTAATTGAGGATGAATGGCGAGGACTTTAACTGCCTTTTACTATTTTTTCTATAATGGAATTTATGTAACATAGACGACCTGAGCAGTCACGAAaggcaacatttttaaaaccaaaagccTAAAACTGAATACTtcttatataaaatgtatgtactGAGGGTGTATTTGCCTCAATAGTGGCTCTAGAACCCCCCAGTTTGCTATCTCTTCCAAAAAGACAAGGGTAGGTGTACAGAGAGTGCAGCCACCcagttaaaaaatgttgtctttttagcGAAAACTCTTTCAAATAACTTTATTAATATAGACACAAACAAACGCACAGAAAAAGCATTCATTTTCACTCACTCTGCGGCAGAGACGAATCTGTCGAGGTGCCCGTCATTCTCATCCAGGACTTCTCTGGTGCGAGATTCTCCGGTCGACTGCAGCCCGATAACGATGCACTGTGGATGAGGtgacacaaatacacatcaaTAAACGGGTCTACTGTGACACATCAAGTATTTCAGACTCATTCCTGGCATAATGAAGGGATATATTTTATCATGCTTAAATGCATTCGACTCAGCATGTGTACAAGGAAGtgtaaaatatgataaaaaatgcatcaaaacAACACTTATTTACTAGAAAGAAATGCAGTTCTCCCTTCTTTAGCAAAATTTACAGACATTTATTTCCCGCTTGGACTTTCCTTTGGATTGATTAGAGTCCTCTAGATTATATATACTACTGTATATGACTCAGTGTGCGACAGTGTGTTGTGCTGACCTTTCCGGCTTGCAGCTCTTTTTTGGCCAGCTCCACCAGGCAGCGCACTTTGGCTGCGATACAGAGGTATTTGAAGAAGCGCTGGTGAGACGCCCAGAACTGCCCCCACAGTGACTTCCGGCTGACCAGGCCCAGCTCATCCGCTGCACGCATGAACACCTGCAGCGCCTCTGCCCACTGCACACAGATTACAGATGTGAGCCGTCACAGTAGTTAGTGTTTCATCCCATCGAAAATACCACATATATGGAAAAGACGCAGGCATGATGCTCACCAGTCGGGCGGCTTTGTTATAGACCAGTTTGAAGTCACTGTCCAGTCCGATCTCTTCAATGCGGAAAGACACCCCTGAGAAGCTCAGCTGCCTGGCAATGTACATCCCGCTCACTTTCATGTCCATGGCAACGATCTCCATGGCACCGACACCTCTGTTTACAAACAGCATATAAAGGATTCAACACATCACAATCACGGATCAACCGGCTATAACCACAAACCGATTGCAAGTTATCTTTCAGTTGGCACAGCAATTTGAAGATATACGTCAACATGATTGAAAGGCTCGCAGGACACATAAAACTTTCTGCAACATGTCACCCTACAAACCTTTTCTCGATGGCATGCAGGAAGTCTTCAAATGCTCTGAAGGGCGTGCCCTCACCCCAGATTCCCAGGCGGCTCATATAGATCATGTTCTTTGGCTCAGAGGCACCTGGGgcagagataaaaaaaagaaagatgtattCTTAAATCCGTGCGCACATTGCATTACACATGAATGTAggattgtgtgtttatgtttgcgTCTGCCTACCTGTGGCACTGGCATACACCACTCTGGCCCGGGGCAGCTTGTTTTGCAGGTCAAGCACCGCCTTGCCCATCTTTGTAGATGTGGCATTCTTGGCTTTGTGGCATTCATCAAAAATGATCTGTAATGGGGAAAGGTCAAGGGCATAACAACAAAGATGTAGAATATAATGTTGTGTTTGAGATAGTACATTTCCCTCGATGTGGTTCTactaaaggatttctgattctgaaaactGTCAGATGTGAGGTCGTTCAAATGAAAGGATACAACTCCGTCAAAGTCTGGCTTGCACCAGTCCAGGATCTGTTTGATTCTCGTCCGGTGCTGCCCTCCAGCCTGGCTCTCTCCGATCAACGCAGAGTAAGTTGCGAACAGGACTCCTTCTGAGGTAGCTGTGTCTCCATACTTAATCTAAAATACCAAATCAAACAGTCAAAAGAGGAGAGTATTTGTGAGATACAGAGCTAATTCCCCATGTTTCCAAATAAGGCTTGTTTCATTTGCTTGGATGCACGCATAACTCAAACAGTTGCCAAAAACAGATTCTCTTAACTCATCACACTCACCTTGTTTAAGGCATGCACAGGAATAGTTGATGCATTTATGTCTTTGAGATCTCTCTCTGCATCAAATTTCAGGTCATTGGATATGCTGAACCTGAGGGCAGGAGCAGCAAAGTCATTAATTCAGTTGCGTTCTGCAGAAAAACTAGCCCCATCATGCTCCATTTATCCACTCTGGGGTCAACCAGAGTTGTGATTTTCTCTTACCATAGTGCTTTCTTCCTTCCCTTAAGGTTGTTCTCCAGGATGATTCCTGCCACAGTACGTCCCTTTCCAACCCCAGCCCCATCTCCAATCAGGAAGCCCGCCCTCTGGTTGTTCTGCAGGATAACTTCATGTTGCTGAGGGTGCACAAAGagcaaatatataaacaaagaTGCATAATAAAATGTTAGCCATCACAGTTAAAGAATTAATGATTGCTtcatgtaaagtgtgtgtgtgtgtgtgtgtgtgtgtgtgtgtgtgtgtgtgtgtgtgtgtgtgtgtgtgtgtgtgtgtgtgtgtgtgtgtgtgtgtgtgtgtgtgtgtgtgtgtttgtgtgtgtgttgtgtgtgtgtgtgtgtgttgtgtaccTGGCAGGCGTATACAATAGCCTCTAGCTGCAGAGCGGACAGCAGGCCTCCGCTGATAGTTGGCTCAGGGATAGACAGAGTGTATGTGACGTCAGGAGGAGGGACACTGGATAGTGTGCTGGTCTCCACCACTATGTCAGGATGAGAAATTCCAATAGTGgctaaaaaaaggggaaaaggaaaacagtaaTTTTAATAGAGGAACATTTTACAAACATGAATGATATACCCATCATGTGAAAAGTGTCCTgctttttaaaggggccctattctgctaattgtcaggttcatatttgtattttgtgcctcttctatgacatgtttacatgatttaatgttcaaaaaggtctttatttttctcatactgcctgtgctgcagcacccctcactctctgtctgaaaccagagcccagtctgctctgattggttagctggtcggctctgttcTAATTGTTCAATTGCTTAGAAACGTGTCGGAAACGCACTGCCCCTAGCAAATTATttcaatatgttggagcgctagccaattgaaGCAAGAGCAtaacagtgatgtcactatgctactgaagtaaacaaaggaatccaatggagaaGTTTCAGGCAGTTTTTTTGAAGAGAAACTCGCCCTGGAGGGTATTTTAGGCttttagcagaccatttacataaacaaaacctatataacacaaaACAGGAAAGGCAAAAAACAAGCATAATGGGGCCTCTTTAAGCAGAAAACTGTAGATAAATCAAAAAGTAACTTGATGTTGACATTCAGTCAAATTGCCTACATTTGGAGGGTCTGTACTCAGCATATGTGTCTACATGTCCCAGTTCATcagtctcctcttcctcagcatcctcttcctcctctggggGCGGCTGTGTTCTCGGAGGCTgggcaaacaaatcaaaaacgTTAATTTGTACTTCACCTGAATTAGAATGCTTCTCGTTGCAGCGAGTTAGGAAAGACAGTAGCTGAAAGTCAGAGGCAGGTGAGCAGTTAGTAGAGAGGTTAGCACAGCACATCCAAAACCCCTTTTCAGGGAATAGTTACCAGGgcaacaataaataacagatAAAGGTGAAAGGTGCAGAATGAATGAGAGCTTTGAAACATGTTTGTAGATGCAGATAAAAGAAAATTTCACATTCAGGCAACATCCAGTACTGTTATCTGAGCAGCTGGAAATGCAAAAGGGTCCCATTTTGACAGGTCAATATTACactgtctctttttcttgtcACATAAACTATTCAAAAAGACAATGCAGTATAtccactctctgtgtgtgtttgcagaatgTCCAAACTATGCAATATGAGACAATGCTTTCATTATCTGTGGTAATACAGAGAATGCACAACATAACTCTTAACATGCTAGTAGCTTCATATTCTGTCAAAATGTGACCCTCTAGAGTACAGGCTTTATATGTTGCTATAAAAAACAATCTAAGCCTTAAACCCATTAGACATATAGCAAACACATGATCTGTGCATCACTGCCATTCAGTCAGTGAGCTGTGTTTAATTTTAACATCAGATTAGAGGGGTTGGTGCGGCTACCTGGAAAGGTGGGGTGCTGATAATAGCATTTATATCATCCAAACTGGCCAAGCCATGAAACCTGCTGGTGCCATTCTGCTGTCAACAAAACATGAATTgaagaaacacaaatgaaaacgGTGCACAATGCATGAGAAAAGaccaacacagaaacatgaataaTCCTTGGATAtggagtgtgtgtatatatgtgggTGCTTCATCTATGTCTGATGGAACAGCACTCGAGAAAATGCAATTTGTTGTCAGGCGGTGAAAAGccaacgacaacaacaacaaaaggcaGATAAAGCCGTGTGTGTCTGGGAAACATAATGGATGAAATGAGGGCAGAATGAAAAGGACAAACATAAAAGGCTTTCAATAGGCAGGAGGAATGAATGAGCTCTGATTCATATCAAAAAGATATCCATGAACCCTCTGACTCAAAGAGGGCTCAGCAGCAACCAAGCAGGGGTAGAGGAATAACACTCAACTAAGTCGCGTCCCTCAAAGCACGGACTCTAAGATTGTGATATACTACacttcatgttgtttttttctgagggACAATCAATCAAGCACAAAGATGGCTATCATTTCAAAACTCAGTCAAGTCTCAAAATCTATTTGTTTAAGAAAGTGTTTAAAAAGGTCTGTTTAGTGTTTATGTGCAAATAAAGAAGTAGTCAGTCAGATGGAGCCAATGGGATATGTTTtttcattgtaaaaataatggTCAAACTGATTTATATGTGCAAGTTAAAGAACATCCGGACTTGAGTGTGTGCACTAACTGAGCAAAATAATACCTATTTACAGTCTGGTGGCCTAATTCCCAAGGCTCAGTTTTGTCTATTGATCTGTTTGAGCgttcaaaatgttattaaagcactaataataatattttacaaCTGCTGTGCAAGGTTGTAAGATACTATTGTTCTTGCGGGGACCAGAGTTAGGCTTTGTGTCTAACTTCTTCTGTGAGGAAGGCCAAATTGAagtgatattaataataatggtGAATTTATTTTGTAGTGTTGTGTGTGGTCTAATGGCTAAATAGGTTATTTCAGGATGCAGAGCATTAGCCATGGTTAAAACATACATTAACTGATCGCAGCAATTAATTAGGAGATAATTGATACAAATTGGCTCAAATCCATTAGGCAACTAATGTCGAGAACAAGCAGAACATTTCTTGTTCAACGACGGCACCACCTGACTCTGCTGCACCGCGtgatatcaaatcaaatatgaATTAAAGCAAACTGTTTCTCTGAAAGGATTGCACTGATGCCTTGGTGTTGTGACGTAAC
This DNA window, taken from Eleginops maclovinus isolate JMC-PN-2008 ecotype Puerto Natales chromosome 9, JC_Emac_rtc_rv5, whole genome shotgun sequence, encodes the following:
- the sbno2b gene encoding si:ch73-63e15.2 isoform X2, with the protein product MPTLPSALAMDGENYLHPEGPQLDSSLFSVASPNIESSIYPSSGSWGSYSQQPGYNIHCPMQSGNQQYHLNSSTTTTTTPDVHMDMYSGFPDVDFSGLNLPRNGDFPQDLSCIDDLSTNSLFSSPADSLSEYADAQPFISPDNLNTVPTLWDVNTSTTTTPAQSQLENGTSRFHGLASLDDINAIISTPPFQPPRTQPPPEEEEDAEEEETDELGHVDTYAEYRPSKSTIGISHPDIVVETSTLSSVPPPDVTYTLSIPEPTISGGLLSALQLEAIVYACQQHEVILQNNQRAGFLIGDGAGVGKGRTVAGIILENNLKGRKKALWFSISNDLKFDAERDLKDINASTIPVHALNKIKYGDTATSEGVLFATYSALIGESQAGGQHRTRIKQILDWCKPDFDGVIIFDECHKAKNATSTKMGKAVLDLQNKLPRARVVYASATGASEPKNMIYMSRLGIWGEGTPFRAFEDFLHAIEKRGVGAMEIVAMDMKVSGMYIARQLSFSGVSFRIEEIGLDSDFKLVYNKAARLWAEALQVFMRAADELGLVSRKSLWGQFWASHQRFFKYLCIAAKVRCLVELAKKELQAGKCIVIGLQSTGESRTREVLDENDGHLDRFVSAAEGVFQSLVTKHFPSEKQRREKAQGTKRKRKPRGRQAKVPKHTVDSGGVINISDDSSSDSDGMDTDSNSSPDSLLDNDDVIFVNHTSHQTARIEEMKQGLLNKISMLGKELPLNTLDELIDKFGGPDKVSEMTGRKGRVVRRPDGTVNYESRAEQGLTIDHINIKEKDRFMSAEKYVAIISEAASSGISLQADKRVKNQRRRVHMTLELPWSADRAIQQFGRTHRSNQVTAPEYIFLISELAGERRFASIVAKRLESLGALTHGDRRATESRDLSKYNFENKYGTKALDKITKAILGHIENKVPPPKGYPGGEAMFFREMKLGMMDVGIFCREPRFGINTEKDCSITKFLNRILGLEVHKQNHLFQYFTDNFDYLIEKDKKEGKYDMGILDLAPGNDEIYEEKQETFMTVGNPQDGQVVLYKISVDRGMPWDEAFNRSLKLSGPDEGFYLSLKLRGNHPCVLLAEQGRGKNLIVYKPNIGKQTHPESLENLQQRYRKVTPEEARDSWENQFTFSFKKCSHANWNGKCKKIEEGHECLQGMRLRQYHMLCGALLRVWKRVSDVVSDITSSSILQIVRLKTKQHNKQVGIKIPENCVARVREELLQMDDEVKRRRKERVREQQAVEQQAVEQQAVEQRLAQDRVCKMQQDNKHLLANLFSHKPMLNQSLTQTLAQSQLLKQKLNENAQRRQIMSGSQQQRLQAQAKSASQQPSKNVPLLSLQRNPSQIQQRTHNSWPNTSTNLASNTASIRSNFSQFYTQSIQSFNQMKNASLQQTLSPSLSSKNPLEDILDLTVGSPSPSPDTTDGGLNLESLAGHAAAFADDFNLESLISQTASNAQQQAAQIQQPLLMQRQQQQRSQNLLPSNHQDLLDLFDLPLSPQMPTQKASPSSSTSSCSSSASSTSNNLVPHVSTGLPPASSLLPTSSPSSLFSSPSSSLFSNSSPRFSANYLLPHSDSLSLPNGHPGTLDVREALNSMLQDGSDRKSVIKYRPQE
- the sbno2b gene encoding si:ch73-63e15.2 isoform X3, with amino-acid sequence MPTLPSALAMDGENYLHPEGPQLDSSLFSVASPNIESSIYPSSGSWGSYSQQPGYNIHCPMQSGNQQYHLNSSTTTTTTPDVHMDMYSGFPDVDFSGLNLPRNGDFPQDLSCIDDLSTNSLFSSPADSLSEYADAQPFISPDNLNTVPTLWDVNTSTTTTPAQSQLEPPRTQPPPEEEEDAEEEETDELGHVDTYAEYRPSKSTIGISHPDIVVETSTLSSVPPPDVTYTLSIPEPTISGGLLSALQLEAIVYACQQHEVILQNNQRAGFLIGDGAGVGKGRTVAGIILENNLKGRKKALWFSISNDLKFDAERDLKDINASTIPVHALNKIKYGDTATSEGVLFATYSALIGESQAGGQHRTRIKQILDWCKPDFDGVIIFDECHKAKNATSTKMGKAVLDLQNKLPRARVVYASATGASEPKNMIYMSRLGIWGEGTPFRAFEDFLHAIEKRGVGAMEIVAMDMKVSGMYIARQLSFSGVSFRIEEIGLDSDFKLVYNKAARLWAEALQVFMRAADELGLVSRKSLWGQFWASHQRFFKYLCIAAKVRCLVELAKKELQAGKCIVIGLQSTGESRTREVLDENDGHLDRFVSAAEGVFQSLVTKHFPSEKQRREKAQGTKRKRKPRGRQAKVPKHTVDSGGVINISDDSSSDSDGMDTDSNSSPDSLLDNDDVIFVNHTSHQTARIEEMKQGLLNKISMLGKELPLNTLDELIDKFGGPDKVSEMTGRKGRVVRRPDGTVNYESRAEQGLTIDHINIKEKDRFMSAEKYVAIISEAASSGISLQADKRVKNQRRRVHMTLELPWSADRAIQQFGRTHRSNQVTAPEYIFLISELAGERRFASIVAKRLESLGALTHGDRRATESRDLSKYNFENKYGTKALDKITKAILGHIENKVPPPKGYPGGEAMFFREMKLGMMDVGIFCREPRFGINTEKDCSITKFLNRILGLEVHKQNHLFQYFTDNFDYLIEKDKKEGKYDMGILDLAPGNDEIYEEKQETFMTVGNPQDGQVVLYKISVDRGMPWDEAFNRSLKLSGPDEGFYLSLKLRGNHPCVLLAEQGRGKNLIVYKPNIGKQTHPESLENLQQRYRKVTPEEARDSWENQFTFSFKKCSHANWNGKCKKIEEGHECLQGMRLRQYHMLCGALLRVWKRVSDVVSDITSSSILQIVRLKTKQHNKQVGIKIPENCVARVREELLQMDDEVKRRRKERVREQQAVEQQAVEQQAVEQRLAQDRVCKMQQDNKHLLANLFSHKPMLNQSLTQTLAQSQLLKQKLNENAQRRQIMSGSQQQRLQAQAKSASQQPSKNVPLLSLQRNPSQIQQRTHNSWPNTSTNLASNTASIRSNFSQFYTQSIQSFNQMKNASLQQTLSPSLSSKNPLEDILDLTVGSPSPSPDTTDGGLNLESLAGHAAAFADDFNLESLISQTASNAQQQAAQIQQPLLMQRQQQQRSQNLLPSNHQDLLDLFDLPLSPQMPTQKASPSSSTSSCSSSASSTSNNLVPHVSTGLPPASSLLPTSSPSSLFSSPSSSLFSNSSPRFSANYLLPHSDSLSLPNGHPGTLDVREALNSMLQDGSDRKSVIKYRPQE